The Polyangium mundeleinium genome contains the following window.
ACGCCGTCGCCCTTCCCCCCGGGGACGCTGCTCAAGTTCGAGATCCGCATCCAGGAGGAGAAGTCCGTGCTGAGCGGCGTGGGCCGCGTCGTCTGGAAGCGCGATTCGGATCAGTCGACCGATGGGTCGCCCGGCGGCATGGGCGTGAAGTTCATCAAGATCGACGACGACTCGAAGGCGATGATCCAGCGCCTCGTCGACAACCAGAAGGGTGGCCCGAACGCCTACGACGCGGGCAAACCCGAAGGCACGAGCGACGACGGGGATGGAGCCGCGACGCCTGCGCCCGCTGCGGCCGCGTCGAAGACCGGTCCGCGCGCGTCGACGATGCTCGGGCTCGGCGCGGTCGGCGCCGCGGCGAAGGCCGCAGGCAAGCCGACGACGGGCGACGAGAAGAAGAGCGAGTCGAGCGGCGGCGGGGGATTCTTCCCGTCCACCACGCCCGAGCAGGACATGCCGCCGCCGGAGGAGCGCACCGTGATGCGCCAGGCCGCGGAGCTCCTGAAGCAAGCGCTCGCAGGCACGGGCAGCTCGCTCGACGACGTGAGCGGCGGCAAGATCGAGCTCGCCAAGGAAGCGCCGAAGGCCGAGGAGAAGAAGGCCGAGCCCAAGGCTGAGGAGAAGAAGGCCGAGGAGCCCAAGGCCGAAGCAAAGGCCGAAGAGCCCAAGGCCGAAGCAAAGGCCGAGGAGCCCAAGGCCGAAGAGCCCAAGGCCGAAGAGCCCAAGGCCGAAGAGCCCAAGGCCGAGGAGAAGGCCGAGGAGCCCAAGGCCGAAGCCAAGGCCGAGGAGCCCGAGGCCGAGGCCGAGGAGAAGAAGGCCGACTCCGAGAAGCCGGTCTCGAAGAAGTCCGAGACGAAGGCCGCGTCGACCACGAAGAAGAGCGAGGGCGACGATCGCCGCGAGGCGAAGACGGTCGACGTCCGCGGCACGAAGGCGAAGGCAGGGGAAGGCAAGAGCGGCGGCGCCAAGCCCAAGGCGGCCGCGGCGAAGGCAGCGCCTCCGCCCCCCGAGCCCGTCGAGGAGAGCAGCGGCGGCGGCGGCCGGATCCTCACGATCCTGCTCATCGCGGCGGCGATCGGCGGTGGCCTCTTCCTCGCGCTCGGCCAGAGCAAGAACGAGACGCCGCCCCCGCCCACCCCGCAGGTCCAGCCGACGGTCAAGCCCGAGGTCAAGGCCACGCCGACGACCGCGCCGACCCCGGAGGTCGTGCCCGCGGCCTCGGCGTCAGCGGCGCCGGAGCCTTCGTCCTCGGCGAACGCAGCGCCCTCCACGACGGCGAGCGCAGCAGCGCCTCCCGCGTCGGCGGCGCCCGCCGCGGAGCCTCCGAAGACGGAGACGAAGACGGAGCCCAAGGCAGAGCCGAAAGCCGAGCCCAAGGCAGAGCCGAAGCCCACGGCGGCGCCTGCCGAGACCGAGAAGCCGAAGCCGCCGCCCCCGGCGCCCAAGCCCCCCTCGGGCGGCGACGACTACGAGTGATCCCCGTGAGGCGGCTGTGAGCCGGCCGCCCGCGGTTCACGCAATCCCCTCACCCTCCCCTTCCGATTCCTCCTCGCGACCCCGTGCCCGCTCGCGCTTCGCAGCGCGGGCGGACGCATCGTGTCCATCCGTTAGCGCGACGTCGAGCTGCTTGGTGCGCGCCGCGTCTCGCCCGTATCATGCGGACCTGAATGAGCGGCGCTGGGTCGTCGGGTTCCAGGCAGGGCGCAGAGCGCGGCGTGATCGCCGAGGCAGCCACGTTGTACGCGCCGGCATTGCCCGGACAGGCGCCGCGCGCGCGGCCTGCGCCGCCAACGCGCCGAGGCGTACAAGCGGTCATCCTCGCAGGCGTGGGGCTCGTGTGCGTCGTGGGGATCGTCGTGCTCGCGGTCATGTTGCGCGGCACGGGGCCGATCGACGCGCTCGAGCAGAGTTCGTCCGTGGCGGAGATGAGTGACGCAGGTTCGGCGCAGGATGCAGCGCCGGTGATCGCGGCGTCGACGCCGGTCGTGACGAAGGAGCCGACGCCAGCGGCAAACGATCACGCATCGGCGGAGGAGCTCAGCGCAGCGCGGGAGAAGGGCCCGGCTGCGCTCGCGACGCTCGCGGAGCGGTATCCCGAGGATCCCGCGGTGCTCAAGGCGCTCGTCAGTGCGTACACGCGCGACAAGGCGAACTACGCCAAGTCGATGACGACCGTGCGCAAGCTCCTCGCAGTCGCGCCGGACATGGCGCGAGATCCGGACGTCAAGCAGGCGCTCTTGCTCGTGGCGAACGGGCCGGTGGACGTCGCGGCGACGGCACTCGACATCATGGGGAAGGAGATGGGCGCGCGTGGCCCCGAGCTGCTCTACGAGCTCCTCAGCGCGTCAGGGCTCGGCAAGTTTCCGAAGGAGCGCGCGACGAGGTTGTTCACGGATCCCCAGGTCAAGGAGATCGCCGGGCCTGGGCTCCTCATCGCAAACGATCTTCGCGCGGCGACGGGTTGTGATCGCAAGAAGCTCTTCGCGCGCGCGGCCAAGGAAGGCGACGACCGCGCCCTCGCGCACCTGAAGCCGCTCCTGGCGACGAAAGGCTGTAGCTGGCACCGCCAGACCGACTGCTTCGCGTGCCTCGGCGATCGCAAGGACCTTCGCGCGACGATCGATGCGATCACGAAGCGCGTGGAGCAGGCGAGCGCTTCGGGTAACTGAGCGG
Protein-coding sequences here:
- a CDS encoding TIGR02266 family protein, which encodes MAEDTRKDPRAKVLSMTVRYKSATVDEFIENHSHDVSKGGIFIKTPSPFPPGTLLKFEIRIQEEKSVLSGVGRVVWKRDSDQSTDGSPGGMGVKFIKIDDDSKAMIQRLVDNQKGGPNAYDAGKPEGTSDDGDGAATPAPAAAASKTGPRASTMLGLGAVGAAAKAAGKPTTGDEKKSESSGGGGFFPSTTPEQDMPPPEERTVMRQAAELLKQALAGTGSSLDDVSGGKIELAKEAPKAEEKKAEPKAEEKKAEEPKAEAKAEEPKAEAKAEEPKAEEPKAEEPKAEEPKAEEKAEEPKAEAKAEEPEAEAEEKKADSEKPVSKKSETKAASTTKKSEGDDRREAKTVDVRGTKAKAGEGKSGGAKPKAAAAKAAPPPPEPVEESSGGGGRILTILLIAAAIGGGLFLALGQSKNETPPPPTPQVQPTVKPEVKATPTTAPTPEVVPAASASAAPEPSSSANAAPSTTASAAAPPASAAPAAEPPKTETKTEPKAEPKAEPKAEPKPTAAPAETEKPKPPPPAPKPPSGGDDYE